The Chloroflexota bacterium genome window below encodes:
- a CDS encoding ATP-dependent RecD-like DNA helicase, with the protein MDQLTGNLERITYRSDETGYTVARLKAQGQRSVITIVGRLPDVQVGESLQLAGQWIEHRTHGRQFEVTSYQTARPTGNESIVRYLASGLLPGIGPVNAQRIADTFGETTLDVLDQTPDRLREVKGLGTKKIAAIIAAWQEQRSIKALLELGQSVGLTTGLALRIFRHYGEQASQIVQHDPYRLALEIEGIGFPTADQIAQALGVARDAPSRVIAGLRYTLSTVANTEGHCALPQAELIEQTQAILELSHPLIAEQLAVATEAVLLVLDGDLVYLPAYYHAETELANNLQRLQQLPSAIQLRFKQQSDAIVMRQLHNASFDLSQRQAEAVLAVLRSKVVLLTGGPGTGKTTTVQAILALLQQVGLRTILAAPTGRAARRLAETTNHPAATIHRTLEYSGGAGNDRWGRNEHNQLAADLLVIDETSMLDIVLAHHTIKALAPTTHLLLVGDPDQLPAVGPGAVLRDLLASNSITTVHLDTIFRQAADSQIITNAHAINQGQSPSVNQGDFYWFPRSNPVECSAMIVELLTTRIPRQFPQFDPLRDIQVLAATHRGAAGVLELNSQLQAALNPPNPTRQETTIAGTLFREGDRVIQTRNNYDLDVSNGDLGLIQAIDLEERTISVYFDDTRSVVYQWSEFDEVALAYAISVHKAQGSEYPVVIVPMLRYYNALLNRPLLYTAITRARQLVILTGDWQAVEFAIAQRRSGQRITGLKQRFKQRL; encoded by the coding sequence ATGGATCAACTAACTGGCAACTTAGAACGCATCACCTATCGCTCGGATGAAACGGGCTATACCGTGGCGCGTTTGAAAGCCCAAGGCCAGCGTAGCGTGATCACGATTGTTGGGCGTTTGCCCGATGTGCAAGTTGGCGAAAGCTTGCAACTCGCAGGTCAATGGATCGAACATCGAACCCATGGACGACAATTTGAGGTTACCAGTTATCAAACTGCTCGTCCAACCGGCAACGAAAGTATTGTCCGCTACTTAGCTTCGGGCTTATTGCCGGGTATTGGCCCAGTCAATGCTCAACGCATCGCTGATACCTTTGGCGAAACGACACTCGATGTGCTTGATCAAACTCCCGATCGTTTACGTGAAGTCAAAGGCTTAGGCACCAAGAAAATCGCCGCCATCATCGCTGCTTGGCAGGAACAACGCTCAATCAAAGCCTTGCTCGAATTAGGCCAATCTGTTGGGTTAACGACTGGTTTAGCCTTACGAATTTTTCGGCATTATGGCGAGCAAGCCAGCCAGATTGTGCAACACGACCCCTATCGTCTGGCCTTAGAAATTGAGGGGATTGGCTTCCCGACAGCTGACCAAATTGCCCAAGCCTTGGGTGTAGCGCGTGATGCTCCCAGTCGGGTGATTGCAGGCTTGCGCTATACCCTCAGCACTGTCGCCAACACCGAAGGCCATTGCGCCCTGCCACAGGCCGAGTTAATCGAGCAAACTCAAGCTATTTTGGAATTGTCACACCCGTTAATCGCCGAACAATTAGCGGTGGCAACCGAAGCAGTCTTGTTGGTGCTTGATGGCGATTTAGTTTATTTACCAGCCTATTATCATGCTGAAACCGAGTTGGCCAATAATCTCCAGCGTTTGCAACAACTCCCCAGCGCAATTCAATTGCGCTTCAAGCAGCAAAGCGATGCAATTGTTATGCGTCAATTGCATAATGCCAGCTTTGATTTGAGCCAACGCCAAGCCGAAGCAGTGCTAGCCGTGCTCCGCTCCAAAGTGGTATTGCTCACTGGCGGGCCTGGCACAGGCAAAACCACCACGGTACAGGCAATTTTGGCCTTACTACAACAGGTTGGGCTACGCACAATTTTGGCGGCCCCAACCGGACGCGCAGCGCGGCGGCTGGCCGAAACGACCAATCATCCAGCCGCAACCATTCATCGCACCCTCGAATATAGCGGTGGGGCTGGCAACGATCGCTGGGGTCGCAACGAGCATAACCAACTCGCCGCCGATTTGCTCGTGATTGACGAAACCTCAATGCTTGATATCGTGCTAGCCCATCATACAATTAAAGCTTTGGCTCCAACCACCCATTTGCTCTTGGTGGGCGATCCCGATCAATTGCCAGCGGTTGGACCAGGAGCCGTATTACGCGATTTATTGGCCAGCAACAGCATCACGACCGTGCATTTGGATACAATTTTTCGCCAAGCCGCCGATAGCCAGATCATCACCAATGCTCATGCGATCAACCAAGGCCAATCACCGAGCGTCAATCAAGGTGATTTCTATTGGTTTCCACGCAGTAATCCTGTTGAATGTAGTGCAATGATTGTAGAGCTATTGACCACCCGCATTCCGCGCCAGTTTCCCCAATTTGATCCCTTGCGCGATATTCAAGTTTTGGCGGCAACCCATCGGGGCGCAGCAGGCGTGCTTGAATTAAACAGTCAACTCCAAGCAGCGCTCAATCCACCCAACCCAACTCGCCAAGAAACAACAATTGCTGGCACGCTCTTTCGTGAAGGTGATCGGGTGATTCAAACCCGCAACAATTACGATCTCGATGTGAGCAACGGCGATTTAGGCTTGATCCAAGCGATCGACCTTGAAGAACGGACAATTAGCGTCTATTTTGATGATACACGCAGCGTCGTTTATCAATGGAGCGAGTTTGATGAAGTGGCTTTGGCCTATGCAATCAGTGTGCATAAAGCCCAAGGCTCCGAGTACCCTGTGGTGATTGTGCCCATGCTGCGCTATTATAATGCGCTGCTCAATCGACCATTGCTCTATACCGCCATCACTCGCGCTCGCCAATTGGTGATTCTGACTGGCGATTGGCAGGCGGTTGAATTTGCGATTGCCCAACGGCGCAGCGGGCAGCGGATTACTGGGTTGAAGCAGCGATTTAAACAGAGATTATAG
- a CDS encoding glycosyltransferase family 2 protein: MIAALFWLFTGSVIYTYAGYPALLTLLARFRRERGPYPHAEPAVTLLIAAYNEEAEIARKIENSLALDYPHEQLQLLIIADGSSDRTPEIVQQYADRGVELLYEAPRRGKMAAINRAIPFVRGEIIVFSDANNRYDANVIRELVAPFADADVGAVSGAKVIEKGDGALGESEGLYWRYESFVKKQESKLAGCTAVAGEVLAIRSDLFESPPDEIINDDTHMGMRIIARGFRIHYAPQARSHERVSQSAQDEIARRARIFAGRYQAITYARSLWPFRRPLALWQLLSHQTLRTLVAVNMVGALVMNILAVLSPSKAKSHKLLRLAAPFNWLLLIFQIVFYTMAWLGGRVDSNSKLGKVVYIPTFLVNSNWAGLIGLYRFVRRRQTTLWQRVGRRTN; encoded by the coding sequence ATGATTGCGGCGTTATTTTGGCTGTTCACAGGCAGCGTCATCTATACCTATGCTGGTTATCCAGCGCTCTTGACGTTACTAGCACGCTTTCGACGTGAGCGCGGGCCTTATCCGCACGCTGAACCAGCAGTTACTTTGCTGATTGCGGCCTACAACGAAGAGGCTGAAATCGCCCGCAAAATTGAAAACTCGCTGGCCTTGGATTATCCGCATGAGCAATTGCAACTATTAATTATTGCCGATGGATCAAGCGACCGCACGCCAGAAATCGTGCAGCAATACGCTGATCGTGGCGTGGAATTGTTGTATGAAGCCCCACGGCGCGGCAAAATGGCGGCGATCAATCGGGCAATTCCGTTTGTGCGCGGCGAAATTATTGTTTTTTCTGATGCCAATAATCGCTATGATGCCAATGTGATTCGCGAATTGGTTGCACCATTTGCCGATGCTGATGTTGGCGCAGTTTCCGGCGCAAAGGTGATCGAAAAGGGCGACGGCGCTTTGGGTGAATCCGAAGGGCTGTATTGGCGCTACGAGTCGTTCGTTAAAAAGCAAGAGAGCAAATTGGCTGGCTGCACCGCCGTTGCTGGCGAAGTGCTAGCGATTCGCAGCGATTTATTTGAATCGCCGCCCGATGAAATTATTAATGACGACACCCATATGGGAATGCGGATCATCGCGCGTGGCTTTCGGATTCACTATGCGCCACAGGCTCGCTCACATGAACGGGTTTCGCAATCGGCGCAGGATGAAATTGCCCGCCGCGCTCGGATTTTCGCTGGGCGCTATCAAGCAATTACCTATGCACGCAGTTTGTGGCCATTCCGTCGCCCACTCGCCTTGTGGCAATTGCTCTCGCACCAAACCCTGCGCACCTTGGTAGCAGTCAATATGGTTGGCGCATTGGTGATGAACATTCTGGCAGTGCTCTCGCCAAGTAAGGCAAAATCGCATAAACTACTACGTTTAGCAGCACCATTCAATTGGCTGTTGTTAATCTTTCAAATTGTGTTCTACACTATGGCTTGGCTCGGTGGCCGAGTTGACTCAAATAGTAAACTAGGCAAGGTGGTTTACATTCCAACCTTCCTAGTCAATAGCAATTGGGCTGGCTTAATTGGCCTATATCGCTTTGTCCGACGACGACAAACCACGCTATGGCAGCGAGTGGGGCGGCGCACGAACTAA
- a CDS encoding glycosyltransferase family 4 protein translates to MNDTLHVAMIIQGYFPRIGGAERQLAALAPFLAAEGVAISVLTRRYAGFKPFEMIDNVPVHRLPIPGPVPTAALVFTAAAIPLLWRLKPNLVHAHEMFSPATTAIAAKQALGLPYAVTAHRSGPLGDVLRMQQRPFGKGRLERITKTADAFFTISREIDQEFDQILGIEAKRRHYVPNGVDPEKYCPIAAEAKTALRRELNLPTEGTITLYAGRLSEEKRVRYLVEAWPAIRAKHPDATLLILGQGSEEANLKAKTSDGVIFGGAVHNVPPYLQAADVFVLPSIAEGFSVAMLEAMASELAVVITDVGGARDAIDDGVNGLVIPPDDQPALEQALLAVLGDQALRQRMGQAARQRVKQEFALSVIAKQLRGLYENIATLRT, encoded by the coding sequence ATGAACGACACGTTACACGTAGCAATGATCATCCAAGGCTATTTTCCGCGCATCGGCGGTGCTGAACGCCAACTTGCGGCGTTGGCTCCTTTTTTGGCCGCTGAAGGCGTGGCAATTAGCGTGCTGACACGGCGGTATGCAGGCTTCAAGCCCTTCGAGATGATCGACAATGTGCCAGTCCATCGCTTGCCAATTCCCGGACCTGTGCCAACTGCGGCCTTGGTTTTCACCGCAGCAGCGATTCCCTTGCTCTGGCGTTTGAAGCCAAATTTGGTGCATGCTCACGAAATGTTTTCGCCAGCTACCACCGCGATTGCGGCCAAACAAGCCTTGGGTCTGCCCTACGCCGTGACCGCCCATCGTTCGGGGCCGCTTGGCGATGTGCTGCGCATGCAACAACGTCCGTTTGGCAAAGGCCGCTTGGAGCGCATCACCAAAACTGCCGATGCCTTTTTCACGATCAGCCGCGAAATCGATCAAGAATTTGATCAGATTTTGGGCATTGAGGCCAAACGACGGCATTATGTACCCAACGGGGTTGATCCTGAAAAATATTGCCCAATCGCTGCCGAAGCCAAAACTGCGCTACGTCGCGAATTGAATCTTCCAACTGAAGGCACAATCACGCTGTATGCTGGGCGGCTCTCTGAGGAAAAACGGGTGCGCTATTTGGTTGAGGCTTGGCCAGCAATTCGTGCCAAACATCCCGATGCGACCTTATTGATTTTGGGACAGGGGTCAGAAGAAGCAAATCTCAAAGCCAAAACCAGCGATGGAGTGATTTTTGGCGGGGCGGTGCATAATGTGCCACCCTATTTGCAAGCCGCCGATGTGTTTGTGCTGCCATCGATTGCCGAGGGCTTTTCAGTGGCAATGCTCGAAGCCATGGCCAGCGAATTAGCCGTCGTGATCACCGATGTTGGTGGGGCACGCGATGCAATCGACGATGGCGTGAATGGGTTGGTGATTCCGCCCGACGATCAGCCAGCGCTTGAACAAGCGTTGTTGGCAGTTTTGGGCGATCAAGCCTTGCGCCAACGCATGGGCCAAGCCGCCCGCCAACGGGTGAAACAAGAGTTTGCCCTGAGTGTGATTGCCAAGCAATTGCGTGGTTTGTATGAAAATATAGCCACGTTAAGAACATAG
- a CDS encoding cellulose biosynthesis cyclic di-GMP-binding regulatory protein BcsB — MVRLVRVFLLFSVALGLFASLPMVSQAARTSLNPIPATTAAAPLNQATVTPVVTDSDTVTFAQLGAREDSMEGPFNARYINIRLPNTWRLEPGAAITLDFETFVSGSAVSNEENVQFFAGSMDVQFNNVQLERIFLDRSGPRQVTIPISATAYTSTRIDGAHTLGILLDAGLNCGNDSQTSVIIRATSSLKLPHTLGTLSTDVKQLPRPIFQDSPLEPDVATIIVPNNASAAELEAGLIVAAKVGSITSSRIQVPLIAESVLSPTLRTESHLIFVGQAANFENLDAVDFAEGSGAEGFNLSEAQAADGIIQMATSPWNQQRVVLALSGNDDEGVIKAAKAFSTGNIRASSEPSIAVVAEVNSPEVLTKTLNLQITDVPSTGLTVERSFRSLGFETVSEFGIGGHTFELNVDMPSGYEMSNDGYIEVHFAHSALLDYSVSAMMVRVNDRPAGSIRFDDTTAQNGVGRVPIPRGNLNVGRNRITISANLIPNTPCVDPNLAGIWYTLRADSMIGIPVRATRGRSVVLRNLATFLEPLTISNTLKNLAFVVPSDDPASWTVAGQLATALGDSLDPAFVELRAVNPEQVASVQANHDLVLVGQATDHAILQDPALQPIIPAPFAQGSKHPTLGNSRVVYRIPPELSLGYLEFMRSPWNEQRSILAVLGSTDQGVQWSGNALTTSRLRTRLNGSLAIVNDQQISVEDPTVTGDTAGIANDALGENQDDPIYREVIPPAKPQWILYAIAGLLVVMVIISVIVIIQAARKRKQRRI, encoded by the coding sequence ATGGTTCGTTTAGTGCGCGTTTTTCTGCTTTTTTCCGTGGCGCTGGGTCTTTTTGCCAGCTTGCCAATGGTTTCACAGGCTGCTCGCACCAGCCTTAATCCTATTCCAGCAACAACTGCGGCAGCCCCGCTTAACCAAGCAACGGTTACGCCAGTGGTTACCGATAGCGATACTGTGACTTTTGCCCAGCTTGGCGCTCGCGAAGATTCGATGGAAGGGCCATTCAATGCCCGTTATATCAATATTCGCCTGCCCAATACTTGGAGATTAGAGCCAGGTGCAGCGATTACGCTCGACTTTGAAACCTTCGTTTCAGGCAGCGCCGTTAGCAATGAAGAAAATGTGCAGTTTTTTGCTGGCTCGATGGATGTACAATTTAACAACGTACAGCTTGAACGGATTTTCTTAGATCGTTCAGGCCCGCGCCAAGTGACAATCCCTATTTCAGCCACCGCCTATACCTCAACCCGCATCGATGGCGCTCACACCTTGGGCATTTTGCTCGATGCAGGTTTGAATTGTGGTAATGATAGCCAAACCAGTGTGATTATTCGGGCAACCTCATCGCTCAAATTGCCGCATACCTTGGGCACGCTATCGACCGATGTTAAGCAACTGCCCCGCCCAATCTTCCAAGATTCGCCGCTGGAGCCAGATGTTGCCACGATTATTGTGCCCAACAACGCCAGCGCTGCCGAGCTTGAAGCAGGCTTGATTGTGGCCGCGAAAGTTGGCAGCATTACCTCAAGCCGAATTCAAGTGCCGTTGATTGCCGAAAGTGTGCTTTCACCAACCTTGCGTACCGAATCGCACTTGATTTTCGTGGGGCAAGCCGCCAATTTCGAAAATTTGGATGCTGTGGATTTTGCTGAGGGCAGTGGAGCCGAGGGTTTTAATCTGAGCGAAGCTCAAGCCGCCGATGGCATTATTCAAATGGCAACCTCGCCTTGGAACCAACAACGGGTGGTTTTAGCACTCAGTGGCAACGATGACGAGGGCGTGATCAAAGCTGCCAAGGCATTTAGCACCGGCAACATTCGCGCTAGCAGCGAACCTTCGATTGCTGTGGTCGCCGAAGTTAATTCGCCCGAAGTGCTCACCAAAACCTTGAATTTGCAAATTACCGATGTGCCAAGCACTGGCTTGACGGTCGAACGCAGCTTCCGTAGCCTTGGCTTCGAGACGGTTTCAGAGTTTGGGATTGGTGGGCATACCTTTGAACTGAATGTTGATATGCCCAGCGGCTATGAAATGAGCAACGATGGTTATATCGAAGTGCATTTTGCCCACTCGGCACTGCTCGATTACTCAGTTTCGGCAATGATGGTGCGCGTCAACGATCGCCCAGCAGGCTCGATTCGCTTCGATGATACCACCGCTCAAAATGGAGTTGGCCGTGTGCCGATTCCACGAGGCAACTTGAATGTTGGTCGCAACCGAATCACGATTAGCGCCAACTTGATTCCCAATACGCCTTGTGTTGATCCCAACCTTGCGGGGATTTGGTACACACTACGGGCTGATTCGATGATTGGGATTCCAGTGCGGGCCACGCGTGGGCGCTCGGTGGTGTTGCGCAATTTGGCCACCTTCCTTGAGCCATTGACCATCAGCAATACCTTGAAAAACTTGGCCTTTGTTGTGCCAAGCGATGATCCAGCCAGCTGGACGGTCGCAGGCCAACTAGCCACAGCCTTGGGCGATAGCCTTGACCCAGCCTTTGTCGAATTACGCGCGGTCAATCCGGAGCAAGTTGCCAGCGTCCAAGCAAATCATGATTTGGTTTTGGTTGGTCAAGCGACTGATCATGCTATTTTGCAAGATCCAGCGTTGCAGCCGATTATTCCTGCACCATTTGCCCAAGGCAGCAAGCATCCAACCCTTGGCAATAGTCGGGTGGTCTATCGGATTCCACCTGAATTGAGCCTTGGTTACTTAGAATTTATGCGTTCGCCATGGAACGAACAGCGCAGCATTTTGGCGGTGCTCGGCAGTACCGATCAAGGTGTGCAATGGTCGGGCAATGCCTTGACGACTTCGCGCCTGCGCACACGGCTCAACGGCAGCTTGGCAATCGTCAACGATCAACAGATCAGCGTCGAAGATCCAACAGTTACTGGCGATACTGCTGGGATTGCCAACGATGCCCTCGGCGAAAACCAAGATGATCCGATCTATCGTGAGGTCATACCACCTGCAAAGCCCCAATGGATTTTGTATGCCATCGCAGGTCTGTTGGTAGTGATGGTCATCATTTCGGTGATCGTCATCATTCAAGCAGCCCGCAAGCGTAAGCAACGCCGAATTTAG
- a CDS encoding glycosyltransferase, whose product MHVVQVIDSLYRGGAQQLLVTFAIEAQRRGIKTTVVCLKGEDRGSNLVERLNSLGVEVLRLAAPKMLAPKRIWQLTRWLRRNQVSVVHTHLTYGNVVGILAARLANIPVVATMHLAGFDPSIANRQQQFEAQVVRRLAQQIIAVGYTTRDAYQPIMPNRQLHVVHNAVVAVPEISPEQRQAIREAVLGDPNLTMLINVGRFAAIKDLPTLIDAFALVHAQHPQARLVLAGEGDQRPKIEAKIDQHQLHAVVNLLGARDDIPVLLRSADLFVNSSANEGLPIAVLEAMAAGLPIIATKVGDVPHVVREQAGITVEPHDHQALAAAINHVLSEPSQIQAMQQAAQQIIEQYHSPSAWVDQLLSLYTAAHEGIDQREAVSA is encoded by the coding sequence ATGCACGTTGTTCAGGTGATCGATTCGCTCTATCGTGGTGGAGCGCAACAATTGCTGGTAACCTTCGCGATCGAAGCCCAACGCCGTGGGATCAAAACCACTGTGGTTTGTCTCAAAGGCGAAGATCGCGGCAGCAACTTGGTTGAACGGCTGAATAGTTTGGGCGTTGAAGTCCTGCGTTTGGCTGCGCCCAAAATGCTGGCACCCAAACGGATCTGGCAATTAACCCGTTGGCTACGGCGCAATCAGGTCAGTGTGGTGCATACCCATTTGACCTATGGCAATGTGGTAGGCATTTTGGCAGCCCGTTTGGCCAATATTCCCGTGGTCGCCACGATGCACCTAGCAGGCTTCGACCCATCAATTGCCAATCGCCAACAGCAGTTTGAGGCTCAAGTGGTGCGGCGTTTGGCGCAGCAAATTATCGCAGTTGGCTATACCACTCGCGATGCCTACCAGCCAATTATGCCCAATCGCCAACTGCATGTGGTGCATAACGCCGTAGTGGCCGTGCCAGAAATTAGCCCTGAGCAACGCCAAGCTATCCGTGAAGCAGTTTTGGGCGACCCAAATTTGACGATGTTGATCAACGTTGGGCGTTTTGCAGCAATCAAAGATCTGCCAACCCTGATCGATGCCTTTGCCTTGGTGCATGCTCAACATCCCCAAGCGCGGCTCGTTTTGGCGGGCGAAGGCGATCAACGACCCAAAATCGAAGCCAAAATCGATCAGCATCAATTGCATGCAGTGGTCAATTTGCTTGGGGCACGCGATGATATTCCGGTGCTATTGCGTAGCGCCGATTTGTTCGTTAATTCGTCAGCCAACGAAGGCTTGCCGATCGCCGTGCTCGAAGCGATGGCCGCCGGCTTGCCGATTATTGCCACCAAAGTTGGTGACGTGCCGCATGTAGTTCGCGAACAGGCGGGCATTACGGTTGAGCCGCATGATCATCAAGCCTTAGCCGCTGCAATCAACCACGTTTTGAGCGAGCCAAGCCAGATCCAAGCGATGCAACAAGCTGCTCAACAGATTATCGAGCAATACCATAGCCCTAGCGCTTGGGTTGATCAATTATTAAGTTTGTATACCGCCGCCCACGAGGGCATTGACCAGCGCGAGGCTGTTTCGGCATGA
- the asnB gene encoding asparagine synthase (glutamine-hydrolyzing) yields MCGICGIVYFDRSRTAERPLLEALCDNIHHRGPDQNGFYLNGPVGLGSVRLSIIDVAGGKMPIANEDGSIWIVYNGEVYNFTELRPRLEKAGHKFETHSDTETIVHLYEEIGDEFPKHLNGMFACAIWDDRRQRLVIARDHVGIKPVYYANLGDRLVFGSEIKAMLDTGISREIDPIGLHDYLSLNYVPGPNTIFKAIKKLQPGHMLTYEAETNAVEVKQYWDIPRVVSPHFKITDDVETDLLNLLRTVVQDQLISDVPLGAFLSGGVDSSLVVALMSEVTNQPVKTFSVGFAEKSYDESPYARIVAERFRTDHHEIIMNPDAQATVDAMVKYFDEPFADSSSVAVYAVSELARQHVKVALSGDGGDEVFGGYATYQADKIAALYRRLPQAIGGGLVPNLVNMLPTSDGKVSFDFKAKRFVQGGMLAPLPAHAAWKAFMSESMKEQLYAGSAILTKQRPTVDLLQGYYDAYNADDVLNRLLYVDSKVQLADDMLVKVDRMSMAHSLEVRVPLLDTRLVEWMAKLPSHTKINGMKLKYLLKRVAAKVLPAQILERRKAGFSVPIPQWLKTDLRPLVNQKLSVEALTEQGFFNPQYIATMLSDHWAGRHDYSRQIWNLLMFSMWYERYGK; encoded by the coding sequence ATGTGTGGTATTTGTGGCATTGTCTATTTTGATCGCAGCCGTACAGCCGAGCGACCCTTGCTCGAAGCGCTGTGCGACAATATCCATCATCGCGGGCCAGATCAAAATGGCTTTTATCTCAATGGCCCAGTCGGGCTTGGCTCAGTCCGGCTTTCGATTATCGACGTTGCAGGCGGCAAAATGCCCATCGCCAACGAAGATGGCTCGATCTGGATCGTCTATAACGGTGAGGTTTATAACTTTACCGAGTTGCGCCCACGCTTAGAAAAAGCTGGCCATAAATTTGAAACCCACTCCGATACTGAAACAATCGTGCATTTGTACGAAGAAATTGGCGATGAATTCCCCAAGCATCTCAATGGGATGTTTGCCTGCGCGATTTGGGATGATCGCCGCCAGCGTTTGGTAATTGCCCGCGATCACGTTGGGATCAAGCCAGTCTATTATGCCAATTTAGGCGATCGCTTGGTCTTTGGTTCAGAAATCAAGGCCATGCTCGATACTGGCATCAGCCGCGAAATCGACCCAATTGGCTTGCACGATTATCTTTCGCTGAATTATGTGCCTGGCCCAAACACGATTTTCAAAGCGATCAAAAAGCTTCAGCCTGGCCATATGCTGACCTATGAAGCTGAAACCAATGCCGTGGAAGTTAAGCAATATTGGGATATTCCACGGGTGGTTTCGCCGCACTTCAAAATCACCGACGATGTTGAAACCGACTTGCTGAATCTCTTGCGCACCGTCGTGCAGGATCAACTGATCAGCGATGTGCCGTTGGGCGCGTTTCTTAGCGGTGGGGTTGATTCGAGTTTGGTCGTGGCCTTGATGAGCGAAGTCACCAACCAGCCAGTTAAAACCTTCTCGGTGGGCTTTGCTGAAAAATCGTATGACGAATCGCCGTATGCGCGAATTGTCGCCGAACGCTTCCGCACCGATCACCACGAAATCATCATGAATCCTGATGCGCAGGCCACGGTTGATGCCATGGTCAAGTATTTTGACGAGCCATTTGCCGATTCGTCGTCGGTGGCGGTGTATGCAGTCAGCGAATTGGCACGGCAGCATGTCAAAGTGGCGCTCAGTGGCGATGGTGGCGATGAGGTGTTTGGCGGCTATGCTACTTATCAAGCTGATAAAATTGCCGCGCTGTATCGGCGTTTGCCACAAGCGATTGGCGGCGGGTTAGTGCCAAACCTAGTTAATATGCTGCCTACATCCGATGGCAAAGTCAGCTTCGATTTCAAAGCCAAGCGTTTTGTGCAGGGTGGGATGCTCGCGCCGTTGCCAGCCCATGCCGCTTGGAAAGCCTTTATGAGCGAATCGATGAAAGAGCAGTTGTACGCTGGCTCGGCCATTTTGACCAAGCAACGGCCAACGGTTGATCTGTTGCAAGGCTATTACGATGCCTACAATGCCGATGATGTGCTCAATCGCTTGCTGTATGTCGATTCCAAAGTGCAGCTGGCCGACGATATGTTGGTCAAAGTTGATCGTATGAGCATGGCCCATTCGCTCGAAGTGCGCGTGCCGTTGCTCGATACACGCTTGGTTGAGTGGATGGCCAAATTGCCCAGCCACACCAAAATTAACGGCATGAAACTTAAGTATTTGCTCAAGCGAGTGGCTGCCAAAGTGCTGCCAGCCCAAATTTTGGAGCGGCGCAAAGCTGGGTTTAGCGTGCCAATTCCCCAATGGCTCAAAACCGATCTACGGCCATTGGTCAATCAAAAACTCTCGGTTGAAGCCTTGACGGAACAAGGATTCTTCAACCCACAATATATCGCAACAATGCTGAGTGATCACTGGGCGGGGCGGCACGATTACAGCCGCCAAATCTGGAATTTACTGATGTTCAGCATGTGGTACGAGCGGTACGGCAAATAA